In a genomic window of Streptomyces sp. NBC_01231:
- a CDS encoding 4-hydroxybenzoate 3-monooxygenase → MTPTTPHPNTGGPQRFPVVVVGAGPAGLAVGNILRAASVDCLVLENETRDFIERRPRAGVLEEWAVRGLQQRGLADNLVERAQLHTECEFRFAGERFHFSYVELTGHHHYVYPQPLLVTDLVREYADVRGGEIRFGVRDVRVHDLDTDRPSVSYVDAETGLREEVRCDFVAGCDGARGVTRAALPDTARISRHDYGTGWLALLAEAPPSNDCVVFGIHPNGFAGHMARSPEVTRYYLECPPGDDPDNWSHERVWSELQQRLAATGRGPLTEGRLIEKRVLDMHSYVVEPMVFGRLFLAGDAAHLTAPIAAKGMNLALHDAFLLGDALVAYLTKGEETGLDGYSEGCLRRVWDYQEFSQWLSEVYHGTSSGDPYRAGTTFARLRRLFTSPAAAAAFAEQYLGTAPAY, encoded by the coding sequence GTGACCCCAACCACCCCCCACCCCAACACCGGTGGACCGCAACGCTTTCCGGTCGTCGTCGTGGGTGCCGGTCCCGCCGGCCTCGCCGTCGGCAACATCCTGCGGGCGGCCTCCGTCGACTGTCTCGTCCTCGAGAACGAGACGCGCGACTTCATCGAGCGGCGGCCCCGGGCCGGCGTACTGGAGGAGTGGGCGGTACGCGGTCTCCAGCAACGCGGCCTCGCCGACAACCTGGTGGAGCGGGCACAGCTGCACACCGAGTGCGAGTTCCGGTTCGCGGGCGAGCGATTCCACTTCTCCTACGTCGAATTGACGGGGCATCACCACTACGTCTATCCGCAGCCGTTGCTGGTGACGGACCTGGTGCGCGAGTACGCGGACGTGCGGGGCGGGGAGATCCGGTTCGGCGTGCGGGACGTGCGGGTGCACGACCTGGACACGGACCGGCCGTCGGTGTCGTACGTCGACGCGGAGACAGGGCTTCGCGAGGAAGTCCGGTGCGACTTCGTCGCGGGCTGCGACGGGGCACGCGGTGTGACGCGGGCCGCTCTGCCCGACACCGCGCGGATCTCCCGGCACGACTACGGCACGGGCTGGCTGGCGCTGCTGGCCGAGGCACCGCCCTCCAACGACTGTGTCGTGTTCGGCATCCATCCGAACGGTTTCGCCGGGCACATGGCGCGCAGCCCCGAGGTGACGCGCTATTACCTGGAGTGTCCGCCGGGCGACGACCCGGACAACTGGTCCCACGAACGCGTCTGGTCCGAGCTCCAGCAGCGCCTCGCGGCGACGGGCAGGGGGCCGCTGACCGAGGGGCGGCTGATCGAGAAGCGCGTCCTCGACATGCACAGCTACGTCGTGGAACCCATGGTGTTCGGCCGGCTCTTCCTCGCCGGTGACGCCGCCCACCTGACCGCGCCGATCGCGGCGAAGGGCATGAACCTCGCCCTGCACGACGCCTTCCTGCTCGGTGACGCCCTCGTCGCGTACCTCACGAAGGGCGAGGAGACCGGCCTGGACGGCTATTCGGAGGGGTGTCTGCGACGGGTGTGGGACTACCAGGAGTTCTCGCAGTGGCTGTCGGAGGTGTACCACGGCACCTCGTCGGGCGACCCGTACCGCGCGGGCACGACCTTCGCCCGGCTCCGGCGCCTGTTCACCTCCCCCGCCGCCGCGGCGGCCTTCGCGGAGCAGTACCTCGGCACGGCCCCCGCCTACTGA
- a CDS encoding metalloregulator ArsR/SmtB family transcription factor → MSARMHLSPAHHAHPRTPGEEQFALAAELLALLGDRTRLTLLHALTAGEADVTTLTEACGAARPAVSQHLARLRLAGLVHTRKEGRRVVYGLRDGHLRRLLDEALNVADHRIKDRPPHD, encoded by the coding sequence ATGAGCGCACGCATGCACCTATCACCTGCGCATCATGCGCACCCGCGTACCCCCGGCGAGGAGCAGTTCGCGCTGGCCGCCGAGTTGCTGGCCCTGCTCGGCGACCGCACCCGGCTCACGCTGCTGCACGCCCTGACGGCGGGCGAGGCCGATGTCACGACGCTCACGGAGGCGTGCGGGGCGGCGCGGCCCGCCGTCAGTCAGCATCTGGCCCGGCTGCGGCTGGCAGGCCTGGTCCACACCCGCAAGGAGGGGCGCCGGGTGGTCTACGGGCTGCGCGACGGGCATCTGCGCCGCCTCCTGGACGAGGCGCTGAACGTGGCCGACCACCGGATCAAAGACCGGCCGCCGCACGACTGA
- a CDS encoding cation diffusion facilitator family transporter: MSDRHDHGHTHDHNHHGHDHEHAHPPARARTPGHGHPHPHPHPHDHAPSRSSRLRHHLTHLLAPHSHETADKLDSALESSARGLRALWISLAVLGATALAQAVVVAVSGSVALLGDTVHNAADALTAVPLGIAFVLGRRAATRRFTYGYGRAEDLAGIAIVLTIAASAAFAGWVAIDRLLDPRPVTHVPAVAVAALVGFAGNEWVARYRIRVGRSIGSAALVADGLHARTDGFTSLAVLLGAGGSALGWQLADPIVGLAITAAIALVLRDAAREVFRRVLDAVDPALVDRAEGAVREVEGVCGVGELRLRWIGHRLRAEVAVVVDGEATVRQAHAVAVEAEHALLHAVPRLTAALVHADPAPVPGETDPHLPLAHHATT; the protein is encoded by the coding sequence GTGAGCGACCGACACGACCACGGACACACGCACGACCACAACCACCACGGGCACGACCACGAACACGCACACCCGCCGGCGCGTGCCCGGACGCCCGGGCACGGCCACCCGCACCCGCACCCGCACCCGCACGACCACGCCCCCTCCCGATCGTCCCGCCTCCGCCACCACCTGACCCACCTGCTCGCACCCCACTCCCACGAGACCGCCGACAAGCTGGACTCCGCGCTGGAGTCCTCGGCCCGCGGTCTGCGCGCTCTGTGGATCTCCCTGGCGGTGCTGGGTGCGACGGCCCTGGCGCAGGCGGTCGTGGTGGCCGTGTCCGGGTCGGTGGCGCTGCTCGGCGACACGGTGCACAACGCCGCGGACGCGCTGACCGCCGTACCGCTGGGGATCGCCTTCGTGCTGGGCCGGCGGGCGGCGACGCGGCGCTTCACGTACGGCTACGGCCGGGCCGAGGACCTGGCGGGCATCGCGATCGTGCTGACGATCGCCGCGTCCGCGGCCTTCGCGGGCTGGGTGGCGATCGACCGGCTGCTCGACCCGCGTCCGGTCACGCACGTCCCGGCGGTCGCGGTGGCCGCGCTGGTCGGCTTCGCGGGCAACGAGTGGGTGGCCCGCTACCGGATCCGGGTCGGGCGTTCCATCGGCTCGGCCGCCCTGGTCGCGGACGGGTTGCATGCCCGCACGGACGGATTCACGTCCCTGGCGGTGCTGTTGGGTGCGGGTGGCTCCGCGCTGGGCTGGCAACTGGCCGACCCGATCGTGGGGTTGGCGATCACCGCCGCGATCGCACTGGTCCTGCGGGACGCGGCGCGCGAGGTGTTCCGGCGCGTGCTGGACGCCGTCGATCCGGCCCTGGTCGACCGGGCCGAGGGGGCCGTACGGGAGGTCGAAGGGGTGTGCGGGGTGGGCGAGTTGCGGCTGCGGTGGATCGGGCACCGGCTGCGCGCCGAGGTGGCGGTCGTCGTGGACGGCGAGGCGACGGTACGTCAGGCGCACGCCGTCGCCGTCGAGGCGGAGCACGCCCTGCTGCACGCGGTGCCACGGCTCACGGCCGCGCTGGTGCACGCCGACCCGGCGCCGGTACCGGGCGAGACGGATCCGCATCTGCCCCTTGCCCACCACGCCACGACCTGA
- a CDS encoding YbaK/EbsC family protein produces the protein MDAPIGHFDHATPAPDALDELIRPVADAVRHWSGSVPADQIVYVDTDPQWADTADFVERYGRELLEQSANCVVVAGKRGGESTLAACVALSTTRVDVNGVVRRRLGARKASFASMDTATGETGMEYGGITPIGLPDGWPLLVDSAVVDLPYVLVGSGRRRGKLLVPGKAFAQLPGALVLEGLGVA, from the coding sequence ATGGACGCACCCATCGGACACTTCGACCACGCCACGCCCGCCCCGGACGCCCTCGACGAGCTGATCCGCCCGGTCGCCGACGCCGTACGCCACTGGAGCGGCAGCGTCCCCGCCGACCAGATCGTCTACGTCGACACCGACCCCCAGTGGGCCGACACCGCGGACTTCGTGGAGCGATACGGTCGCGAGCTGCTCGAGCAGTCGGCGAACTGCGTGGTCGTCGCGGGTAAACGCGGCGGCGAGAGCACCCTCGCCGCGTGTGTCGCGCTGTCCACCACCCGGGTCGACGTCAACGGTGTCGTCCGTCGCCGACTCGGCGCCCGTAAGGCCTCGTTCGCCTCGATGGACACGGCGACGGGGGAGACCGGCATGGAGTACGGCGGCATCACCCCGATCGGACTGCCGGACGGCTGGCCGCTGTTGGTCGACTCGGCCGTCGTCGACCTGCCGTACGTCCTGGTCGGCAGCGGACGCCGGCGCGGCAAGCTGCTGGTCCCGGGGAAGGCGTTCGCCCAACTGCCGGGCGCGCTGGTGCTGGAGGGGCTGGGGGTCGCCTGA
- a CDS encoding XRE family transcriptional regulator — MSDLDLLTQSLARTVKHWRSVRGFTLDVLAARAGVSRGMLIQIEQARTNPSLGTVVKIGDALGVSITTLLDYEQGPKVRVVPAHRAVRLWSTDAGSYNRLLAGTEAPGPLEMWDWRLMPGESSPSDPHPTGTVELVHVTAGELTLTVDGVEHRVPAGASATFEANTPHIYGNQGDVPMEMVMAVSVPPVR, encoded by the coding sequence GTGTCGGACCTCGACCTGCTGACCCAGTCCCTGGCGCGCACCGTCAAGCACTGGCGCTCGGTGCGCGGCTTCACTCTGGACGTGCTCGCCGCCCGGGCCGGAGTCAGCCGCGGCATGCTCATCCAGATCGAGCAGGCCCGGACCAATCCCAGCCTCGGCACGGTCGTGAAGATCGGTGACGCGCTCGGCGTCAGCATCACCACCCTGCTCGACTACGAGCAGGGCCCCAAGGTCCGGGTGGTCCCCGCCCACCGGGCGGTACGGCTCTGGTCCACCGACGCCGGCAGCTACAACCGGCTGCTCGCGGGTACCGAGGCCCCCGGCCCGCTGGAGATGTGGGACTGGCGGCTGATGCCGGGGGAGAGCAGCCCGTCGGACCCGCACCCCACCGGCACCGTCGAACTGGTCCATGTCACGGCGGGCGAGCTGACGCTGACCGTCGACGGGGTGGAGCACCGGGTCCCCGCCGGCGCGAGCGCCACCTTCGAGGCCAACACCCCGCACATCTACGGCAACCAGGGCGACGTCCCGATGGAGATGGTCATGGCCGTCTCGGTCCCGCCGGTGCGCTGA
- a CDS encoding acyltransferase, producing the protein MPKRKNTFSSWRRRAVQRAVHTGWAWVQRTGSVTADRPGRFRFGALGTGTRLAFPLGTVFGEPWIQLGAHCIVGEQVTLTAGLMPDLDLGPEPILRIGDGVVLGRGSHVIADTTVTIGSDCYFGPYVYVTSTNHSYDDPHEPIGKQWPRMESVEIGPGCWIGTGAVILPGARIGRNVVVAAGAVVRGVVPDHAVVAGAPARVVRRWTPADGWQPPLRTPPPVPIPAGVTPDQLRALADLDEADVARLAELDAEA; encoded by the coding sequence GTGCCGAAGCGCAAGAACACGTTCTCATCATGGCGGCGTCGCGCCGTGCAGCGGGCCGTGCACACGGGATGGGCCTGGGTGCAGCGCACCGGCTCCGTCACCGCCGACCGCCCGGGCCGCTTCCGCTTCGGCGCCCTCGGCACCGGCACTCGGCTCGCCTTCCCCCTCGGCACGGTCTTCGGTGAACCCTGGATCCAGTTGGGCGCCCACTGCATCGTCGGCGAACAGGTCACCCTCACCGCCGGTCTGATGCCCGACCTCGACCTGGGCCCGGAGCCGATCCTGCGTATAGGCGACGGGGTCGTTCTCGGACGGGGCAGCCATGTCATCGCGGACACGACGGTCACCATCGGCAGCGACTGCTACTTCGGGCCGTACGTCTACGTCACGTCCACCAACCACTCGTACGACGATCCCCACGAGCCCATCGGCAAGCAGTGGCCGCGGATGGAGTCGGTCGAGATCGGGCCGGGCTGCTGGATCGGGACCGGTGCGGTGATCCTGCCGGGAGCGCGGATCGGGCGGAACGTCGTCGTGGCGGCCGGTGCCGTCGTGCGCGGTGTGGTGCCCGACCACGCGGTGGTGGCGGGCGCCCCGGCGCGGGTGGTGCGGCGCTGGACTCCCGCCGACGGTTGGCAGCCGCCGCTGCGGACACCGCCCCCGGTGCCGATCCCCGCGGGCGTCACTCCGGATCAGCTGCGGGCGCTCGCCGACCTCGACGAGGCGGACGTGGCCCGGCTCGCGGAGCTGGACGCGGAGGCGTAG
- a CDS encoding gamma carbonic anhydrase family protein, with translation MAHKALITGIGGREPQIREESFVAPTASVIGDVTLEAGASVWYGAVVRGDVERIFVGARSNIQDNCTLHADPGFPVTIGERVSVGHNAVVHGATVGDDCLIGMGATVLNGAVIGAGSLVAAQALVPQGMEVPPGSLVAGVPAKVRRELSEEEREGISLNGTLYADLAKAHREVHE, from the coding sequence ATGGCGCACAAGGCGTTGATCACGGGCATCGGCGGCCGGGAACCTCAGATCCGCGAGGAGTCGTTCGTGGCCCCCACGGCCTCGGTGATCGGGGACGTGACACTGGAGGCGGGCGCGAGTGTCTGGTACGGCGCGGTGGTGCGCGGCGACGTCGAGCGGATCTTTGTCGGAGCGCGGAGCAACATCCAGGACAACTGCACGCTGCACGCCGACCCCGGTTTCCCGGTGACCATCGGCGAGCGGGTCTCGGTCGGTCACAATGCCGTGGTGCACGGGGCGACGGTCGGGGACGACTGTCTGATCGGGATGGGCGCGACCGTGCTCAACGGCGCGGTGATCGGGGCGGGTTCGCTGGTCGCCGCGCAGGCCTTGGTGCCGCAGGGGATGGAAGTGCCGCCCGGGTCACTGGTGGCCGGCGTCCCGGCGAAGGTACGGCGTGAGCTGTCCGAGGAGGAGCGCGAGGGAATCAGTCTGAACGGAACGCTCTACGCGGACCTGGCGAAGGCGCACCGGGAAGTCCACGAGTAG
- a CDS encoding DedA family protein yields MHVQDWLDTVPAAAVYALVGLVIGLESLGIPLPGEIILVSAALMSSQHAGIDPVILGACASLGAIIGDSIGYAIGRKGGRPLLAWLGKKFPRHFSEGHIATAERSFEKWGMWAVFFGRFVALLRIFAGPLAGVLRMPYWKFLIANVLGGILWAGGTTAVIYYVGIVAESWLKRFSWLGLVAAVLVGLTSMLVLKRKAKKAQVAPRDADVETVSAGE; encoded by the coding sequence TTGCACGTCCAGGACTGGCTCGACACGGTGCCCGCGGCAGCCGTCTACGCCCTCGTGGGACTGGTCATCGGCCTGGAGAGCCTGGGCATCCCGCTGCCCGGCGAGATCATCCTGGTGTCCGCGGCGCTGATGTCCTCGCAGCACGCCGGCATCGACCCGGTGATCCTCGGCGCCTGCGCCAGCCTCGGCGCGATCATCGGCGACTCCATCGGCTACGCCATCGGCCGCAAGGGCGGACGACCCCTGCTGGCCTGGCTCGGCAAGAAGTTCCCCAGGCACTTCAGCGAGGGGCACATCGCCACGGCCGAGCGGTCCTTCGAGAAGTGGGGCATGTGGGCCGTCTTCTTCGGCCGCTTCGTCGCCCTGCTGCGGATCTTCGCGGGACCGCTGGCGGGCGTGCTGCGGATGCCGTACTGGAAGTTCCTGATCGCCAACGTGCTCGGCGGCATCCTGTGGGCGGGCGGCACGACCGCCGTCATCTACTACGTCGGGATCGTCGCGGAGTCGTGGCTGAAGCGGTTCTCGTGGCTGGGCCTGGTGGCGGCGGTGCTGGTGGGGCTCACATCCATGCTGGTGCTGAAGCGCAAGGCCAAGAAGGCGCAGGTCGCTCCGCGGGACGCCGACGTGGAGACTGTGTCCGCCGGCGAGTGA
- a CDS encoding ricin-type beta-trefoil lectin domain protein produces MQSPHPPRPPYPPRPGASPGESDRELVARLGGTTPDAHAVALLMARHWRAAQDYAAICLASSADSASMATAAAFHQVLERAGVGAVRPQLLAAVRDTVKEWAADDIMSAVLPELLKTTGGRGLRAARSVTPERRQLAERAFRTLPGASQCLLWHTEVEAEPISVPGALLGVDATTATTALEQAREEFRTGCVRAHRELAPTRECRFYNRLLDIPIRRGGGLLPDVQRHLAACRYCRHAAEQLSHFDGGLEVLLAETVLGWGARRYLDSRPGRADAQETRSVRPGARPRPGGRHRPASAGPLAPVRRHPKAVLVGVSVTSLALLATVLVTRSWSGDGGAPEPGATWGMVSGHSVSPGQSDGSSAAGPPSAASVGNAAEVGRGRLRNTDAGLCLDLRGGRTDDGTRTVLTQCSSAGSQQWSYQADGLLRSVTYPTRCLDADADTVVLADCLVHAGEVRYDLTVHGELLLRRGGGLLVAPGRDRTVVVADRNGSTGQRWVLEAGSGRGETSRGEGLPGSSPQGGGLPTPSDPAESAPATAGADSLRGVPGDPAAPDSDQSPPAVPGAPAGHYETRVAQVGCCDEPAPAAPAEEAGTHGGDIAGGPGGDVAGVVGDAAQAAGSAASGLAPVLRRHGGLPTG; encoded by the coding sequence GTGCAATCGCCACACCCGCCCCGTCCCCCCTACCCTCCCCGGCCCGGAGCGAGCCCTGGGGAGTCCGACCGTGAACTCGTCGCCCGGCTGGGCGGGACCACCCCCGACGCCCACGCCGTCGCGCTGTTGATGGCCCGGCACTGGCGGGCGGCTCAGGACTACGCGGCCATCTGCCTCGCCTCCTCGGCCGATTCGGCGTCCATGGCGACTGCCGCCGCGTTCCACCAGGTGTTGGAGCGGGCGGGCGTCGGTGCCGTGCGGCCCCAACTCCTCGCGGCCGTACGGGACACGGTGAAGGAGTGGGCCGCGGACGACATCATGTCCGCCGTGCTGCCGGAACTCCTCAAAACGACCGGCGGTCGCGGTCTGCGTGCGGCGAGGTCGGTCACCCCCGAAAGGCGACAGCTCGCCGAGCGTGCATTCCGGACGCTTCCCGGGGCCTCCCAATGCCTGCTGTGGCACACCGAGGTGGAGGCCGAGCCCATATCCGTTCCGGGCGCTCTGCTAGGGGTGGACGCGACCACGGCGACGACCGCGCTGGAGCAGGCCCGTGAGGAATTCCGGACGGGCTGCGTGCGCGCCCACCGGGAACTCGCGCCCACCCGCGAATGCCGCTTCTACAACCGTCTCCTCGACATCCCGATTCGCCGAGGCGGAGGCCTGCTGCCGGATGTCCAACGGCATCTGGCGGCCTGCCGCTACTGCCGTCACGCCGCCGAACAGCTCAGCCATTTCGACGGCGGCCTGGAAGTGCTGCTCGCCGAGACCGTGCTGGGCTGGGGCGCCCGCCGCTATCTCGACTCGCGGCCCGGCCGTGCCGACGCGCAGGAGACGCGATCCGTACGCCCGGGCGCACGACCCAGGCCCGGCGGCCGGCACCGCCCCGCGTCGGCCGGTCCGCTCGCACCGGTGCGCAGGCATCCCAAGGCGGTGCTCGTGGGCGTGAGCGTCACGTCCCTGGCCCTGCTCGCGACCGTACTCGTCACCCGGAGCTGGTCCGGCGACGGCGGCGCCCCCGAGCCCGGCGCCACCTGGGGAATGGTGAGCGGCCACTCCGTCTCGCCGGGACAGTCGGACGGCTCGTCCGCCGCAGGGCCCCCGTCCGCCGCCTCCGTCGGAAACGCTGCCGAGGTGGGGCGCGGCAGGCTCCGCAACACGGACGCCGGCCTCTGCCTCGACCTGCGCGGCGGCCGGACCGACGACGGCACCCGGACCGTCCTGACTCAGTGCTCGTCGGCCGGCTCCCAGCAGTGGTCGTACCAGGCCGACGGGCTGCTGCGCTCCGTCACCTACCCGACCCGCTGCCTCGATGCCGACGCCGACACCGTCGTCCTGGCCGACTGCCTGGTGCACGCCGGCGAGGTGCGCTACGACCTCACCGTGCACGGCGAACTGCTGCTGCGCCGGGGCGGGGGGCTGCTCGTCGCCCCGGGACGGGACCGGACCGTGGTCGTCGCCGATCGGAACGGATCAACCGGACAGCGGTGGGTGCTGGAAGCCGGGAGTGGCCGCGGCGAAACCTCCCGGGGGGAGGGGCTGCCGGGCAGCAGTCCTCAGGGCGGCGGCCTGCCCACGCCGTCGGACCCGGCTGAGTCCGCTCCCGCGACAGCCGGTGCGGACTCTCTGCGCGGGGTCCCCGGGGACCCCGCCGCGCCCGACAGCGATCAGTCTCCGCCTGCCGTACCGGGGGCTCCGGCGGGGCACTACGAGACGCGGGTCGCCCAGGTCGGCTGCTGCGACGAACCCGCGCCGGCGGCTCCGGCAGAGGAAGCGGGCACGCACGGGGGTGACATCGCGGGCGGCCCCGGGGGTGACGTTGCGGGCGTAGTGGGCGACGCGGCGCAGGCGGCCGGCTCGGCCGCCTCCGGCCTCGCGCCCGTCCTCCGCCGACACGGAGGTCTTCCCACCGGGTGA
- the galU gene encoding UTP--glucose-1-phosphate uridylyltransferase GalU, whose amino-acid sequence MIVPHATSTPASARTVRKAVIPAAGLGTRFLPATKATPKEMLPVVDKPAIQYVVEEAAAAGLDDVLMVTGRHKRAIEDHFDHAFELEQALAAKGDAVRLDAVRDPARLADIHHIRQGEPLGLGHAVLCARRHVGDQPFAVLLGDDLIDPRETLLGRMLDVRDQYAGSVVALMEVPREQIHLYGCAAVEPTGQADIVRVTGLVEKPSPQDAPSAYAVIGRYVLDPAVFDTLEHTPPGRGGEIQLTDALQELAAGGTVHGVVFDGLRYDTGDKADYLRTVVRLACDRPDLGPEFTAWLKEFVTSLDRGGATDGRRLAA is encoded by the coding sequence ATGATCGTCCCCCACGCGACTTCCACCCCCGCCTCCGCCCGCACGGTTCGCAAGGCGGTGATCCCGGCCGCCGGTCTCGGCACCCGCTTCCTCCCCGCGACGAAGGCGACACCGAAGGAGATGCTGCCGGTAGTCGACAAGCCGGCCATCCAGTACGTCGTCGAGGAGGCCGCCGCGGCCGGGCTCGACGACGTACTGATGGTCACCGGTCGGCACAAGCGGGCCATCGAGGACCACTTCGACCACGCCTTCGAACTGGAACAGGCACTCGCCGCCAAGGGCGACGCGGTACGCCTGGACGCGGTGCGCGACCCGGCACGCCTGGCCGACATCCACCACATCCGCCAGGGCGAGCCCCTGGGCCTGGGTCACGCGGTGCTCTGCGCCCGCCGCCATGTCGGCGACCAGCCGTTCGCGGTTCTCCTCGGCGACGACCTGATCGACCCGCGCGAGACCCTGCTCGGCCGGATGCTCGACGTCCGCGACCAGTACGCCGGAAGCGTGGTCGCCCTCATGGAGGTGCCCCGCGAGCAGATCCACCTCTACGGCTGCGCCGCCGTGGAACCGACCGGCCAGGCCGACATCGTCCGGGTGACCGGGCTGGTCGAGAAGCCCTCGCCGCAGGACGCGCCGAGCGCGTACGCGGTGATCGGCCGCTATGTCCTCGATCCCGCCGTCTTCGACACCTTGGAGCACACCCCGCCCGGCCGCGGCGGCGAGATCCAGCTGACCGACGCCCTTCAAGAACTCGCCGCGGGCGGCACGGTCCACGGAGTGGTCTTCGACGGACTGCGCTACGACACCGGCGACAAGGCGGACTACCTGCGCACGGTGGTCCGGCTGGCCTGCGACCGCCCGGATCTCGGTCCCGAGTTCACAGCCTGGCTCAAGGAGTTCGTCACAAGCCTGGACCGGGGCGGGGCCACCGACGGCCGTCGACTCGCGGCCTGA
- a CDS encoding DUF4442 domain-containing protein, whose translation MSIGELLAATVPMVRTLNLEYLETTPEKAVLALPDQSEYRNHVGGPHAGAMFTLGESASGAIVLAAFGDQLSRAVPLPVTAEIAFKKIALGPVKATATLGRPASEVVAELDEGKRPEFPVTVAIQREDGAVTGEMTVIWTLRPNG comes from the coding sequence ATGTCGATCGGCGAGTTGCTCGCCGCCACGGTGCCGATGGTTCGGACCCTGAACCTGGAGTACCTGGAGACCACTCCGGAGAAGGCCGTGCTGGCCCTTCCGGACCAGAGTGAGTACCGCAACCACGTGGGCGGGCCGCATGCCGGAGCGATGTTCACGCTGGGGGAGTCGGCCAGCGGGGCGATCGTGCTGGCGGCCTTCGGGGACCAGCTCTCCCGGGCCGTGCCGCTTCCGGTGACCGCCGAGATCGCTTTCAAGAAGATCGCGCTGGGGCCGGTCAAGGCCACCGCGACGCTCGGACGTCCCGCCTCCGAGGTCGTCGCCGAACTCGACGAGGGCAAGCGGCCGGAGTTCCCGGTGACCGTCGCCATCCAGCGCGAGGACGGGGCGGTGACCGGGGAGATGACCGTGATCTGGACCCTGCGGCCCAACGGCTGA